A single window of Plasmodium malariae genome assembly, chromosome: 8 DNA harbors:
- the PmUG01_08016700 gene encoding STP1 protein: MENCATTNYAGLGYGASRYVRKPEFIQAQRNILSSLASLKKKKDKNEFKKECLQLNDYLIKLKDKPPEYTNPNQWVPVLRNYFKSKFDELTEHGGCPMIFEQNERDLLELKYDALDFCETIKVYEQKLSAFKEGGNRTYNCNSNADCLKHCTEYKDWLTSKKGHFQNTRNLISKSCIFKRSSSHFPTNQCNILNTIMLNKVPECLYIKPETTSQPTYKENKLNEVEVDQNKSEDARISQDQRLQQMEHPSDGPPHRPAERQPDSSHESSSSDPSQLLTKREDKSMANSANLGADTQHTDPDITPAYTHLESAKETIQTSTFQPPFTQELQRDSDLKAIPTSYGALISEIHPSAPVDHKIQGNINSTFFSIFYALVGKIKKKKYVRRRQVKFLRILLPSHSVKKDIFLSDNHLDQPIFDDEEIIKKLKIHEHNTMKNTNLSKRKKDRSKTIIEVHMEVLEEFRNVEWELNKGEFLELCIEVFANEEYRSYPNLINYDQMENIKYSTDIEEKKILWNKWIERHRNHSEKLKKEDWFNNLKNEWKKEKSKVKKMEELKNKSSNENQKVSFLEKEKDIWRQWISSKVKTIEQYLEQDWFKEFTDEFNNIPDEYKNEETKNSVSLINIEELEHNKNCEELYKYVKKKLLEKLCILVFMMILEECIKEERIENKESYFDNSINECKLEENSDRNKQIIEHIIETNCNILESRRNKKIHDNKRQECFSENVEDWIKEDDSFSNSTLNKNVLDKSNDIREKYFL; encoded by the exons ATGGAAAATTGTGCTACCACg aaCTACGCTGGTCTGGGTTATGGGGCCTCACGATACGTTCGGAAACCAGAATTTATTCAAGCtcaaagaaatattttatctagCCTAGCTtcattaaagaaaaagaaagataaaaatgaatttaagAAAGAATGCTTACAATTGAATGATTATCTAATTAAGTTAAAGGATAAACCTCCAGAATATACGAATCCTAATCAGTGGGTCCCAGTACTTAGGAATTATTTTAAGAGTAAATTTGATGAGCTTACTGAACATGGTGGTTGTCCCATGATTTTCGAGCAGAATGAAAGAGATCttttagaattaaaatatgatgcACTAGATTTCTGTGAAACAATTAAagtatatgaacaaaaactAAGTGCCTTCAAGGAAGGAGGTAATAGAacatataattgtaatagtAATGCTGATTGTTTAAAGCATTGTACGGAATATAAGGATTGGCTTACAAGTAAGAAGGGTCATTTCCAGAATACCAGAAATCTCATTAGTAAAAGTTGCATATTTAAACGTTCATCATCGCATTTTCCAACAAATCAATGCAACATACTGAATACTATAATGTTAAATAAAGTTCCTGAATGCCTATATATTAAACCAGAGACAACTAGTCAACCTACttataaagaaaacaaaTTGAACGAAGTAGAAGTAGATCAAAATAAATCTGAAGATGCGCGTATATCTCAAGATCAAAGACTACAACAAATGGAACATCCATCTGACGGCCCACCTCATAGGCCAGCTGAAAGGCAACCGGATAGTTCACATGAAAGTTCATCTTCAGATCCATCTCAACTTCTAACAAAACGTGAAGACAAGTCGATGGCAAATTCAGCTAATTTAGGTGCAGATACGCAACATACAGATCCTGACATAACCCCAGCATATACACATTTGGAATCTGCAAAGGAAACAATACAGACTTCTACATTTCAACCTCCATTTACTCAAGAATTACAAAGAGATAGTGATTTAAAAGCTATTCCTACTTCCTATGGAGCATTAATTTCTGAAATCCATCCTTCTGCACCTGTAGATCATAAAATTCAAGGTAATATTAATTCTACTTTCTTTTCGATTTTT TATGCTTTAGTGGGGaagatcaaaaaaaaaaaatatgtaagaAGAAGACAAGTTAAATTTCTCAGAATACTGCTACCTTCACATTCTGTCAAAAAagacatatttttatcagATAATCATTTGGATCAGCCAATATTTGATGATGaagaaatcataaaaaaattaaaaatacatgaacataacactatgaaaaatacaaatttgtCCAAGAGAAAAAAGGACAGATCCAAAACTATTATAGAAGTACATATGGAAGTACTCGAAGAATTCCGAAATGTAGAATGGGAATTAAACAAAGGAGAATTTTTAGAATTATGTATAGAAGTATTCGCAAATGAGGAATATAGATCCTATcctaatttaataaattatgatcaaatggaaaatattaaatatagcaCTGATattgaggaaaaaaaaattctgtgGAATAAATGGATAGAAAGACACAGAAATCAttctgaaaaattgaaaaaagaagattggtttaataatttgaaaaatgaatggaaaaaagaaaaatctaaggtaaaaaaaatggaagaattaaaaaataaatcttcaAACGAAAATCAAAAAGTttcatttttagaaaaagaaaaagatatatggaGACAGTGGATATCAAGCAAGGTTAAAACTATAGAACAGTACCTGGAACAGGACTGGTTTAAGGAATTTACAGatgaatttaataatataccagatgaatataaaaatgaagaaactAAAAATAGTGTAtcactaataaatatagaagaaCTGGAACACAACAAAAACTGcgaagaattatataaatatgttaaaaaaaaattactagaAAAACTATGTATACTTGTATTTATGATGATATTAGAGGAATGCATAAAAGAGGAGCgtatagaaaataaagagTCATATTTTGATAATTCCATAAATGAATGTAAGTTAGAAGAAAATTCAGAtagaaataaacaaataatagaGCATATAATAGAAACTAACTGCAATATTTTGGAAAGTAgaagaaataagaaaattcaTGATAACAAACGTCAAGAATGTTTTAGTGAGAACGTAGAAGACTGGATAAAAGAAGATGACTCGTTTTCAAATTCTACTCTAAACAAAAATGTTCTTGACAAATCAAATGATATTAGagaaaaatactttttataa